One segment of Oncorhynchus keta strain PuntledgeMale-10-30-2019 unplaced genomic scaffold, Oket_V2 Un_scaffold_6615_pilon_pilon, whole genome shotgun sequence DNA contains the following:
- the LOC118381155 gene encoding potassium voltage-gated channel subfamily G member 4-like: protein MPIISNANHDFTNYSVSSDNSSLDRFFTECPETETVKGVYYQSAQLLRNDPNGAWPSVDHTLQALINVGGNRYTFPWTTLEQFPLTRLGRLRLCTSPEGIGRLCDDYDETQREYFFDRNPTAFRVILNFLAAGKLRLLRELCAVSLHDELDYWGVDPAHMERCCRRRMLTRVEEVAERERKEEEWRQRRMKLQRLPLLAETETGYRRLMSRLREVVENPQSGLAGKMFACFSVIMVAVTVISLCISTMPDLRQEESKGECSQKCRHMFVVETVCVAWFSLEFMLRFLHARSKLEFARGPLNIIDAVAILPYYISLVVVENNTLEDGSAGAGRVYLDKLGLVLRLMRALRILYVMRLARHSLGLQTLGLTMQRSTQEFSLLLLFITVGMALFSPMVHLAESELAPNAATAPQHSFSSIPASYWWAIISMTTVGYGDMVPRSIPGQVVALSSILSGILIMAFPATSIFHMFSRSYQELKLEHERLWKEETGAALAADNLENRREREVEREAEVEMKAEAVAETDSHWPRRLDFVESLCQSPGYAPGLGGKEG from the exons ATGCCCATCATCAGCAACGCTAACCATGACTTCACCAACTACTCGGTCAGCAGTGACAACAGCAGTCTGGACCGCTTCTTCACAGAGtgcccagagacagagacagtcaaggGAGTGTACTATCAGAGTGCCCAGCTGCTCCGCAACGACCCCAACGGGGCCTGGCCCTCTGTCGACCACACCCTGCAG GCCTTGATCAACGTAGGGGGTAACCGCTACACGTTCCCCTGGACCACCCTGGAGCAGTTCCCTCTCACTCGGCTTGGGCGGCTTCGTCTCTGCACCAGCCCCGAGGGCATCGGCAGGCTCTGTGACGACTACGACGAGACCCAGAGGGAGTACTTTTTCGACCGGAACCCCACAGCGTTCCGGGTCATCTTGAACTTCCTGGCGGCCGGGAAGCTCCGCCTCCTGCGGGAGCTGTGCGCGGTGTCATTGCACGATGAGCTGGACTACTGGGGGGTCGACCCCGCCCACATGGAACGCTGCTGCCGCCGGCGCATGTTGACACGTGTCGAGGAG GTGGCGGAGCGTGAGCgtaaggaggaggagtggagacagaggaggatgaAGCTACAGAGGCTTCCCCTGTTGGCTGAGACGGAGACGGGTTACCGCAGGCTGATGAGCAG GTTGAGAGAGGTGGTGGAGAACCCCCAGTCTGGCTTGGCAGGGAAGATGTTCGCCTGCTTCTCTGTGATCATGGTAGCTGTGACAGTCATCAGCCTCTGTATCAGCACCATGCCTGATCTACGCCAAGAGGAGAGCAAG GGCGAGTGTTCCCAGAAGTGTCGTCACATGTTTGTTGTGGAGACGGTGTGCGTAGCCTGGTTCTCCTTGGAGTTCATGCTGCGGTTCCTCCATGCTCGATCCAAACTAGAATTTGCCCGCGGGCCCCTGAACATCATTGATGCTGTGGCCATCCTACCCTACTACATTTCTCTGGTGGTGGTGGAAAACAACACTCTGGAGGATGGCAGTGCAGGAGCAG GTAGGGTGTACCTGGACAAGCTGGGTCTGGTCCTGCGGCTGATGCGTGCGTTGCGTATCCTGTATGTGATGCGGCTGGCGCGCCACTCCCTGGGCCTCCAGACCCTGGGCCTGACCATGCAACGCAGCACCCAAGAGTTCAGCCTCCTGCTGCTCTTCATCACCGTCGGCATGGCCCTCTTCTCTCCCATGGTGCACCTGGCTGAGAGTGAGCTGGCGCCCAACGCCGCCACCGCGCCCCAGCACAGCTTCAGCAGCATCCCAGCTTCCTATTGGTGGGCCATCATCTCCATGACGACCGTGGGCTACGGAGACATGGTGCCGAGGAGCATCCCGGGTCAGGTGGTAGCGCTGAGCAGCATCCTGAGTGGAATTCTCATCATGGCGTTTCCTGCTACTTCCATCTTCCACATGTTCTCCAGGAGCTACCAGGAGCTGAAGCTGGAGCACGAGAGGCTGTGGAAGGAGGAGACGGGGGCCGCTCTGGCCGCTGACAacctggagaacaggagggaaagggaggtggagagggaggcgGAAGTAGAGATGAAGGCGGAAGCTGTCGCGGAAACGGACAGCCACTGGCCCAGACGCCTAGACTTTGTGGAGTCTCTGTGCCAGTCCCCAGGCTATGCTCCCGGCTTgggggggaaagagggatga